From a region of the Haloferax volcanii DS2 genome:
- a CDS encoding DUF5811 family protein: MNGNNPYAGAPGVTGAGQASADRELTVDQMDALRRAVAGIVSRTESYLPEGFAVGSELSTGANGPLATVAVHPPVGHPVSAGFSPDADDLDAGLTDEDRNEVARGLAASAAFQVMSAVGDDLTPAAR, from the coding sequence ATGAACGGGAACAACCCATATGCGGGCGCTCCCGGCGTGACCGGGGCCGGCCAGGCGTCGGCCGACCGAGAACTGACCGTCGACCAGATGGACGCGCTCCGGCGGGCCGTCGCCGGTATCGTCTCGCGGACGGAGTCGTACCTCCCCGAGGGGTTCGCCGTCGGCTCTGAGCTCTCGACCGGGGCGAACGGACCGCTGGCGACCGTGGCCGTCCACCCGCCGGTCGGCCACCCCGTCAGCGCCGGCTTCTCGCCCGACGCCGACGACCTCGACGCCGGACTCACCGACGAGGACCGCAACGAGGTCGCCCGCGGGCTCGCCGCCAGCGCGGCGTTTCAGGTGATGAGCGCCGTCGGCGACGACCTCACCCCCGCCGCTCGGTAA
- the infB gene encoding translation initiation factor IF-2 — MSDTDSTSQSDTLRTPIVAVLGHVDHGKTSLLDKIRGSAVSEGEAGAITQHIGATAVPLDTVSQMAGSLVKPEDFDLPGLLFIDTPGHHSFSTLRSRGGALADIAILVVDVNDSFQPQTEEAIDILKRTGTPFIVAANKIDTTPGWNPQEGAPIQKTYEEQSQRARSKLDEKLYEIIGELSDRGFSSDFYWRVQNFQSNIGVVPVSALTGEGIPDLLGVLMGLSQRYMKDEMAIDVAGPGSGTVLEVKEERGFGATLDVVLYDGTIRAGDTVVVGGANDPIVTEVRALLQPRPNAEIRTEKRFDKVEEVRAAAGVKIAAPDLEDAMAGAPVRVVGDRDLDEVVREVEAELADIEVTTEEEGVVVKADTLGSLEAMANALQEAEVPILRAEVGDVAPRDVAVASTAREPEHKVILGFNVDVLSNAEAELDKNDVKLFEDDVIYQLVEEYEDHVNEMKRAQQETILDKIVRPCRFRILQDHVFRQNNPAVVGVEVMSGTIKNNMNVVKWEDGEPNRVGQLSGIQENGEDVSSARAGSRVSVAIDGPTVGRQIAEGDELWIELPEKHAKILEQELRDDIPTDELEALSGYLEKHRRRDPFWGK; from the coding sequence ATGTCCGACACTGATTCGACGTCACAATCCGATACGCTTCGCACACCCATCGTGGCCGTCCTCGGCCACGTGGACCACGGGAAGACGAGTCTTCTCGACAAGATTCGCGGCTCCGCCGTCAGCGAGGGTGAGGCCGGTGCTATCACCCAGCACATCGGCGCGACCGCGGTCCCCTTAGACACCGTCTCGCAGATGGCCGGCAGCCTGGTCAAACCCGAGGACTTCGACCTCCCGGGGCTGTTGTTCATCGACACGCCGGGGCACCACTCCTTCAGCACCCTCCGCTCGCGCGGCGGGGCGCTGGCCGACATCGCCATCCTCGTGGTCGACGTGAACGACAGCTTCCAGCCGCAGACCGAGGAGGCAATCGACATCCTCAAGCGGACGGGGACGCCGTTCATCGTGGCCGCGAACAAGATAGACACCACGCCGGGCTGGAACCCCCAAGAGGGGGCACCCATCCAGAAGACCTACGAGGAGCAGTCACAGCGCGCGCGCTCGAAACTCGACGAGAAGCTGTACGAGATTATCGGTGAACTCTCCGACCGGGGCTTTTCCTCCGACTTCTACTGGCGCGTCCAGAACTTCCAGTCCAACATCGGCGTCGTTCCCGTCTCCGCGCTCACCGGCGAGGGGATTCCGGACCTGCTGGGCGTCCTGATGGGACTCTCGCAGCGCTACATGAAAGACGAGATGGCCATCGACGTGGCCGGTCCCGGCTCCGGGACGGTCCTCGAAGTCAAGGAGGAACGCGGCTTCGGCGCGACCCTCGACGTGGTCCTCTACGACGGGACGATTCGCGCGGGCGACACCGTCGTCGTCGGCGGCGCGAACGACCCCATCGTCACCGAGGTCCGCGCGCTCCTCCAACCCCGGCCGAACGCCGAGATTCGCACCGAAAAGCGGTTCGACAAGGTCGAGGAGGTCCGCGCCGCGGCCGGCGTGAAAATCGCCGCGCCCGACCTCGAAGACGCGATGGCCGGCGCGCCGGTCCGCGTCGTCGGCGACCGCGACCTCGACGAGGTCGTCCGCGAGGTCGAAGCCGAACTCGCGGACATCGAGGTCACCACGGAAGAAGAGGGCGTCGTCGTCAAGGCCGACACCCTCGGCAGCCTCGAAGCCATGGCGAACGCCTTACAGGAGGCCGAGGTCCCCATCCTCCGCGCCGAGGTCGGTGACGTGGCCCCGCGCGACGTGGCCGTCGCCTCGACCGCCCGCGAACCCGAACACAAGGTCATCCTCGGGTTCAACGTGGACGTGCTCTCGAACGCCGAGGCCGAACTCGACAAGAACGACGTGAAACTGTTCGAAGACGACGTTATCTATCAGCTCGTCGAGGAGTACGAAGACCACGTCAACGAGATGAAGCGCGCCCAACAGGAGACGATTCTCGACAAAATCGTCCGTCCGTGTCGCTTCCGCATCCTTCAGGACCACGTCTTCCGGCAGAACAACCCCGCCGTCGTCGGCGTCGAAGTCATGTCCGGGACCATCAAGAACAACATGAACGTCGTGAAGTGGGAAGACGGCGAACCCAACCGCGTCGGCCAGCTCTCGGGCATCCAGGAGAACGGCGAGGACGTGTCGAGCGCCCGCGCCGGCTCGCGCGTCAGCGTCGCCATCGACGGCCCGACGGTCGGCCGCCAGATAGCGGAGGGCGACGAACTCTGGATCGAACTCCCCGAGAAGCACGCGAAGATTCTCGAACAGGAACTCCGCGACGACATCCCCACCGACGAACTGGAGGCGCTGTCGGGCTACCTCGAAAAGCACCGCCGGCGCGACCCCTTCTGGGGCAAATAG
- a CDS encoding PRC-barrel domain-containing protein, whose product MADILAENLSGKAVMGSDGTELGMLYNITMDMKSGELHDLLVQPNEQISPGRVSFDQDDHGRFRVPVNRVQAVKDYIVVQR is encoded by the coding sequence ATGGCCGACATACTCGCCGAGAACCTCTCCGGAAAGGCCGTTATGGGCTCGGACGGGACGGAGCTCGGGATGCTGTACAACATCACGATGGATATGAAATCGGGCGAGCTGCACGACCTGCTCGTCCAGCCGAACGAGCAAATCTCCCCCGGACGCGTCTCGTTCGACCAGGACGACCACGGACGGTTCCGAGTCCCGGTGAATCGCGTGCAGGCGGTCAAGGATTACATCGTCGTCCAACGGTAG
- a CDS encoding NOB1 family endonuclease, with amino-acid sequence MRILDASAFIHEYHTDDETASIPLVKEELTGEHAFRFDALEGAGMHVHIPGQGTVDKVLRAAGETGDRDVLSETDTRLIAAAFELDATLVTDDYAMQNVAERLNVGVEVIAQDGIAEQRTWKFQCQGCGREFDEDKERCPICGMELSRKNPA; translated from the coding sequence ATGCGGATTCTCGACGCGTCTGCGTTCATCCACGAGTACCACACCGACGACGAGACGGCCTCGATTCCCCTCGTCAAAGAAGAACTCACCGGCGAGCACGCCTTCCGCTTCGACGCCCTCGAAGGCGCGGGCATGCACGTCCACATCCCCGGACAGGGAACCGTGGACAAGGTGCTCCGCGCCGCGGGCGAGACCGGCGACCGCGACGTGCTCTCGGAGACCGACACGCGCCTCATCGCCGCCGCGTTCGAACTCGACGCGACGCTCGTCACCGACGACTACGCGATGCAGAACGTCGCCGAACGGCTCAACGTCGGCGTCGAAGTCATCGCCCAAGACGGCATCGCGGAACAGCGAACTTGGAAGTTCCAGTGTCAGGGCTGCGGCCGCGAGTTCGACGAGGACAAAGAGCGCTGTCCCATCTGCGGGATGGAGCTGTCGCGGAAGAACCCGGCATAA
- a CDS encoding CPBP family intramembrane glutamic endopeptidase, whose translation MAHDTARTSASLADHLQAYGGIIIVVALSLLVGATFGSLAGGLARGVVPGDTALIGAIESAGQFVGFGVVGAGYLSMRDDWELIRFERPTARDALWIAGGFVAVMGVYLGASALMSALGIQSGDSVIAQQGRENPVYFLYLTVVTIVLVGPAEELIFRGIAFGELRRLWGPAPAVVLSSLVFASIHLWSFSGEGLYVSLGMVLVLGSVLAVVYERSGNLLVVALVHGLYNAVQFLVSYAQATGLV comes from the coding sequence ATGGCACACGACACCGCCCGCACGTCTGCGAGCCTCGCAGACCACCTCCAGGCGTACGGTGGCATCATCATCGTCGTCGCCCTTTCGCTCCTCGTCGGCGCGACGTTCGGCTCGCTCGCCGGCGGCCTCGCTCGCGGCGTAGTTCCGGGCGATACCGCGCTCATCGGCGCGATAGAGAGCGCCGGACAGTTCGTCGGCTTCGGCGTCGTCGGCGCGGGCTACCTCTCCATGCGCGACGACTGGGAGCTGATTCGGTTCGAGCGACCGACCGCGCGCGACGCCCTGTGGATTGCGGGGGGGTTCGTCGCCGTGATGGGCGTCTACCTCGGCGCGTCGGCGCTGATGTCCGCGCTCGGCATCCAGAGCGGCGACAGCGTCATCGCCCAGCAGGGCCGCGAGAACCCGGTGTACTTCCTGTATCTCACGGTCGTCACCATCGTCCTCGTCGGTCCGGCGGAGGAGCTTATCTTCCGCGGCATCGCCTTCGGCGAACTCCGGCGGCTGTGGGGGCCCGCCCCGGCGGTCGTCCTGTCGAGTCTGGTGTTCGCGTCGATTCACCTCTGGTCGTTCTCCGGCGAGGGGCTGTACGTCTCGTTGGGGATGGTGCTCGTCCTCGGGAGCGTCCTCGCGGTCGTCTACGAGCGAAGCGGGAACCTGCTCGTCGTCGCGCTGGTCCACGGGCTGTACAACGCGGTCCAGTTCCTCGTGAGCTACGCGCAGGCGACCGGACTGGTCTGA